From Chthonomonas sp., the proteins below share one genomic window:
- a CDS encoding elongation factor G, with amino-acid sequence MAIVGHGGAGKTMLIEHLLYTAGMTDRLGTVEGGNTQSDFDPLEVRRKISVSATIVPLEWHEHKINLIDVPGYPDFIGELHAVARVVESMILVCEAKRDLDVGFELAWEVAEQHGLARCIFVNKLERDNSDYEGLLETLHNRYGRKVVSVQIPIGHQAAFAGVLDLLSMKVYKGKDRGVEIEEIPAGYSDAAAERREKMMDAAAEGDDDLAMKYLEGEELSEAEVEHGLLVGTETGRVVPMLLGSAASGIGVATLLDRIIGELPSPVEVPRMHKEVELDPDPSGPLSAFCFKTTADPYVGRINYLRIFSGTLKQDQMGYNARSEKEEKLHNLFFPHGKTQENVQEITAGDICAVAKLQHTLTGDTLSTAKDKIAMEPVHFPEPIYRVAIRPVSKTDEDKLGPAISRLLEEDPTLRYERDAALHQEVLMGMGDIHLEVAIEKLKTRFGVSVTTHDAKVPYLETIRGKAKAQGRHKRQTGGKGQFGDCWLELEPLARGQGFTFENKVVGGSIPKNFIPAVEKGVHETMVKGFLAGYPVVDIKATVYDGSYHDVDSSEMAFKIAAAMAFKSAAANAQPVIMEPILDVKIEVGEDAVGDVIGDLNTRRGHMLGMETNESGRTVVHAHVPMATMMRYALDLRSITKGRGRFSQAVTHYEELPANEAQALIQAYEKEHHHHEEDHH; translated from the coding sequence GTGGCCATTGTTGGCCACGGCGGCGCAGGCAAGACCATGCTGATCGAGCACTTGCTCTACACCGCCGGAATGACCGACCGCCTGGGCACCGTCGAGGGCGGCAACACCCAGTCCGACTTCGACCCGCTGGAGGTCCGCCGGAAAATCTCCGTCAGCGCCACAATCGTGCCGCTGGAATGGCACGAGCACAAGATCAATCTGATTGACGTGCCCGGCTACCCCGACTTCATCGGCGAACTCCACGCCGTGGCGCGTGTCGTCGAATCCATGATCCTCGTGTGCGAAGCCAAGCGCGACCTCGACGTCGGCTTTGAGCTCGCCTGGGAAGTGGCCGAGCAACACGGTCTCGCGCGCTGCATTTTTGTCAACAAACTCGAGCGCGACAACAGCGACTACGAAGGCCTGCTGGAAACTCTGCACAACCGCTACGGTCGCAAAGTCGTCAGCGTGCAAATTCCCATCGGGCACCAGGCCGCCTTCGCCGGGGTCCTCGACCTGCTGAGCATGAAGGTGTATAAGGGCAAAGATCGCGGCGTCGAGATTGAAGAAATCCCCGCCGGATACTCCGATGCCGCCGCCGAGCGCCGCGAAAAAATGATGGACGCCGCCGCCGAGGGCGATGACGATCTGGCAATGAAGTACCTCGAAGGCGAGGAACTGTCCGAAGCCGAGGTCGAGCACGGCCTATTGGTCGGGACCGAAACCGGACGCGTGGTGCCCATGCTTTTGGGCAGCGCGGCGAGCGGAATCGGTGTCGCTACGTTGCTCGATCGCATCATCGGCGAGTTGCCGAGCCCGGTCGAAGTGCCGCGCATGCACAAGGAGGTCGAGCTTGATCCCGATCCCAGCGGCCCGCTGTCGGCGTTCTGCTTCAAGACCACCGCCGACCCCTACGTGGGGCGCATCAACTATCTGCGCATCTTCAGCGGCACCCTCAAGCAGGATCAAATGGGTTACAACGCGCGGTCCGAAAAGGAAGAAAAGCTGCACAACCTCTTCTTCCCGCACGGCAAAACCCAAGAGAACGTGCAGGAGATTACGGCGGGCGATATCTGCGCCGTGGCCAAATTGCAGCACACGCTCACGGGCGACACGCTAAGCACCGCCAAGGACAAAATCGCGATGGAACCGGTTCACTTCCCCGAGCCGATCTACCGCGTGGCGATCCGCCCGGTCAGCAAAACCGACGAAGACAAGCTCGGGCCCGCGATTAGTCGCCTGCTCGAAGAAGACCCGACCCTGCGCTACGAGCGTGATGCCGCGCTTCACCAAGAGGTGCTCATGGGCATGGGCGACATCCATCTGGAAGTCGCGATCGAGAAGCTCAAGACGCGCTTCGGCGTGAGCGTCACAACCCACGACGCCAAGGTTCCGTACCTCGAAACCATTCGTGGTAAAGCGAAAGCTCAAGGGCGGCACAAACGCCAAACGGGCGGCAAGGGTCAATTCGGCGACTGCTGGCTGGAACTCGAACCGCTCGCCCGTGGCCAAGGATTCACCTTCGAAAACAAGGTGGTCGGCGGATCCATCCCCAAGAACTTCATCCCCGCGGTGGAGAAGGGCGTGCACGAGACGATGGTCAAGGGATTCCTGGCCGGCTATCCCGTCGTGGATATCAAGGCGACCGTGTACGACGGTAGCTACCACGACGTGGATTCGAGCGAAATGGCGTTCAAAATCGCCGCCGCGATGGCCTTTAAGAGTGCGGCCGCCAATGCCCAGCCGGTCATCATGGAGCCAATTCTCGATGTGAAAATCGAAGTCGGCGAAGATGCGGTGGGCGACGTCATCGGCGATCTCAACACGCGGCGCGGTCACATGCTCGGCATGGAGACCAACGAAAGTGGACGCACCGTGGTGCATGCGCACGTGCCCATGGCGACGATGATGCGCTATGCGCTCGACCTGCGCTCCATCACCAAGGGTCGTGGACGCTTCTCGCAAGCGGTGACGCACTACGAAGAGCTGCCCGCCAACGAGGCCCAGGCGCTCATTCAGGCGTACGAGAAGGAGCACCATCACCACGAGGAGGACCACCACTAG